A single region of the Acidobacteriota bacterium genome encodes:
- a CDS encoding rhomboid family intramembrane serine protease, whose translation MESLFSLITLLIIIFQMLFTCIPLGNDRLSLKKLPLVTGIIIILNVVAFTLTMPFADWQDTQIEKARNRVIDILQRDPGLLAINAVKQKLVDAGWVQNNRLVTEEDSYSVDLIDEQTAIRSFGKSRADALVEKFNSEFASYEKAVSEHVYYQFGLAPNGKWKFPQLITHMFMHGGIMHLVGNMLFFFALGGALEERWGRGLFIVFYIFIGWCACLPYLIKPDHLPLIGASGAISGVMGAFAASMSKTRIKVGWLSIPLAIFFLLMKKKPFGIIRIPAYIVLGLYFIADYSSLITSRIDKEAMGGVAYLAHVSGFFFGVFFALIYESFNPIKKKLEVRNYALQPVVKNDDGETIASPVVVQAMEMLQRGEALKAQYKLKYYVVTNPYDSEAIKLLAHTSKLIGDFQQFNYCSDRLINQYLLAGDKNAALLVYMDLLSVLSSAQLQPQITTSNWMMICDYLRATGRNREAAIEYERLADTNTQDALAARACVQGGEAALSAYDRSRALKLFENALKMNPPESYQSRARRGIEMCQHILASHPTR comes from the coding sequence ATGGAAAGTCTTTTTTCATTAATCACTCTCCTCATCATCATTTTTCAAATGCTGTTCACCTGCATTCCGTTGGGAAATGATCGCCTGAGTCTCAAAAAATTGCCGTTGGTTACGGGCATCATCATTATTTTAAACGTCGTCGCTTTTACCCTCACCATGCCGTTTGCCGACTGGCAGGACACCCAGATTGAGAAAGCCAGAAATCGGGTTATTGACATTCTCCAGAGAGACCCGGGGTTGCTCGCCATTAACGCGGTGAAACAAAAGTTAGTGGATGCCGGTTGGGTTCAAAATAACCGCCTGGTTACTGAAGAAGACAGTTATTCGGTTGACCTGATTGATGAACAAACCGCCATCCGAAGTTTCGGTAAAAGCCGAGCCGATGCGCTGGTGGAAAAATTCAATAGCGAATTCGCAAGTTATGAAAAAGCCGTGTCTGAGCATGTCTATTACCAATTCGGACTTGCGCCAAATGGAAAATGGAAATTCCCGCAACTCATCACCCATATGTTCATGCATGGCGGCATCATGCATCTGGTCGGCAATATGCTTTTCTTTTTTGCGCTGGGCGGCGCGTTGGAAGAACGCTGGGGACGCGGACTGTTTATCGTTTTTTATATCTTCATCGGTTGGTGCGCCTGTTTGCCTTATTTAATCAAACCCGACCACCTGCCATTGATCGGCGCATCGGGGGCAATCAGCGGCGTGATGGGGGCGTTTGCCGCGTCAATGTCGAAAACCCGAATCAAAGTCGGCTGGCTCTCGATACCGCTTGCCATCTTTTTTCTGCTGATGAAAAAGAAACCCTTCGGCATCATTCGCATCCCGGCTTATATCGTTTTAGGTTTATATTTCATCGCCGATTACTCGTCATTGATTACCTCAAGAATCGATAAAGAGGCGATGGGTGGCGTGGCTTATCTTGCGCACGTTTCGGGATTTTTCTTCGGGGTTTTCTTTGCCTTGATTTATGAATCGTTCAACCCGATCAAGAAAAAACTGGAGGTGCGCAATTATGCCCTGCAACCTGTGGTAAAAAATGATGATGGCGAAACCATCGCCAGCCCTGTGGTGGTTCAGGCAATGGAGATGTTACAACGCGGCGAAGCTCTCAAAGCGCAGTACAAATTAAAATACTATGTCGTCACCAATCCTTACGACAGCGAAGCGATCAAATTGCTGGCGCACACCAGCAAACTGATCGGTGATTTTCAGCAATTCAACTACTGTTCAGACAGACTGATTAATCAATATCTGTTAGCGGGCGATAAAAATGCGGCGCTTCTGGTTTACATGGATTTACTCAGCGTGCTTTCATCAGCCCAGTTGCAACCGCAAATCACCACGAGCAACTGGATGATGATTTGCGATTACCTGCGCGCTACCGGGAGAAACCGCGAAGCCGCCATCGAATACGAACGATTGGCTGATACCAACACGCAGGACGCGCTTGCCGCGAGAGCCTGTGTGCAGGGCGGCGAAGCGGCGCTTTCGGCTTATGATAGAAGCCGGGCGTTGAAACTTTTCGAGAATGCTTTGAAAATGAACCCGCCCGAAAGTTATCAATCACGCGCCCGACGCGGCATCGAAATGTGCCAGCATATATTGGCATCTCATCCGACACGGTAA
- a CDS encoding DUF2569 family protein: MANVKCASCGLVNFVTAQECRRCGQLLSSPPPFYSSPASSPQSPAPVPPANWQGTNPQMPPNYPYVNPQAWQAPPPNQPLQTQASQPLPSIWQGNEPATPNPGQQTVQPPSAPLNQQWQAPPPQYYPQAPHYYSQPTPAPQQQWQNPQMVPAYVAGYGQPPAYAATPPTQWTQQSELSGLGGWLILPAIGIVLRPLIALFGAFGCLAFFGAAEAIIANIGLRAYVQLRPIVGFELLANLFMVGFSIYVAIRFFRKKANAPKLYVVLLFIQVVIITLDILLLKFLYEPIAPPTSGDSEVPSLVFAVSSCALWVSYFNKSLRVKNTFVN, from the coding sequence ATGGCAAATGTGAAATGTGCCAGTTGTGGACTGGTTAATTTTGTTACTGCACAGGAGTGCAGACGCTGTGGTCAGTTGCTGAGTAGTCCACCGCCATTCTATTCATCACCGGCAAGTTCACCTCAATCACCTGCGCCGGTGCCGCCAGCAAACTGGCAGGGCACAAATCCTCAAATGCCGCCGAATTATCCATACGTGAATCCGCAAGCCTGGCAAGCGCCGCCACCAAATCAACCGCTCCAAACGCAAGCTTCGCAACCGCTGCCTTCCATCTGGCAAGGCAACGAACCGGCAACCCCGAATCCGGGTCAACAAACGGTTCAACCGCCAAGTGCGCCATTGAATCAACAGTGGCAAGCGCCACCGCCGCAATATTATCCGCAAGCGCCGCACTATTATTCGCAACCAACCCCTGCGCCTCAACAACAGTGGCAAAATCCGCAAATGGTTCCGGCATATGTTGCGGGATACGGGCAACCGCCGGCTTACGCAGCCACGCCACCCACACAATGGACGCAGCAATCCGAACTTAGCGGGCTTGGCGGCTGGTTGATTCTTCCGGCAATCGGTATCGTTCTGCGACCGCTGATTGCTTTATTCGGGGCATTTGGCTGTCTGGCTTTTTTCGGAGCGGCTGAAGCCATCATTGCCAATATCGGGTTGCGCGCTTATGTCCAACTGAGACCGATTGTCGGCTTTGAACTCCTTGCCAATCTTTTCATGGTGGGGTTTTCGATTTATGTCGCCATCCGCTTTTTCCGCAAAAAAGCCAACGCGCCAAAATTGTACGTTGTCCTCCTGTTCATTCAGGTAGTTATCATCACCCTCGACATTCTGTTATTAAAATTTTTATACGAGCCGATTGCGCCCCCTACATCGGGCGATTCCGAAGTTCCGTCGCTGGTTTTTGCCGTGAGTTCCTGCGCCCTCTGGGTATCGTATTTCAATAAATCGTTGCGCGTGAAAAATACCTTTGTGAATTAG